Proteins encoded within one genomic window of Bacteroidota bacterium:
- the typA gene encoding translational GTPase TypA produces MSEEEQDVRNVAIIAHVDHGKTTLVDRILHQVKLFRDNQEVRELILDSNDLERERGITILSKNVSVRYKGVKINIIDTPGHADFGGEVERVLNMADGVLLLVDAFEGPMPQTRFVLQKALELGLKPVVVVNKVDKPNCSPEEVYESVFDLMFSLEASEDQLNFPTVYGSSKQGWMSDDWQKPTTDITYLLETIIAHIKPKKIEQGNLQMQISSLDYSSYVGRIAIGRISRGALKMGQQVSIVRADGQIVKSVIKELYLFEGLGKEKIKKEVGAGEICAVLLPDEFNIGDTIADIEAPDGMAPISMDEPTMSMLFTINNSPFFGKEGLYVTSRHIRDRLYKETEKNLALRVDETDSPDRLLVFGRGILHLSILVETMRREGYEFQLGQPTVITKMINGVKNEPIESLTIHVPEAFSGKVIEVVSRRKGEVESIETRNDRIELVFNIPARGLIGLTNAVLNVSEGEAVIAHRFKGFEPWKGEMTNARNGALIVMETGVSVAYALWKLQDRGKFFIGSNEPIYEGQVIGENTRQDNIAINVIKTKKLSNVRASGSDEKINLVPPIRFSLEEAMEYIRDDEYVEVTPKSIRIRKIILSELERKRKNKAD; encoded by the coding sequence ATGAGCGAAGAAGAGCAGGACGTCAGGAACGTGGCCATTATTGCCCACGTTGATCACGGCAAAACAACATTGGTTGACCGCATCTTACATCAGGTAAAACTATTCAGAGATAATCAGGAAGTGCGTGAGCTCATTCTGGACTCCAACGACCTGGAACGTGAGCGCGGTATCACCATCTTATCAAAAAACGTATCGGTACGCTATAAAGGTGTTAAGATAAATATCATCGACACCCCCGGTCACGCCGACTTTGGCGGTGAAGTGGAACGTGTGCTGAATATGGCAGACGGTGTGCTTTTGCTGGTTGATGCCTTTGAAGGTCCCATGCCGCAAACGCGGTTTGTACTTCAGAAAGCACTCGAACTCGGGCTGAAACCCGTGGTGGTGGTGAATAAGGTTGACAAACCCAACTGCAGCCCCGAAGAAGTATATGAGTCGGTATTTGACCTGATGTTCAGCCTTGAGGCCAGCGAAGACCAGCTTAACTTCCCCACGGTTTACGGCTCCTCCAAACAGGGATGGATGTCGGACGACTGGCAGAAACCCACAACCGATATCACCTATTTGCTTGAGACCATTATTGCACACATCAAACCCAAGAAGATAGAGCAGGGCAACCTGCAGATGCAGATCAGCTCACTCGATTATTCATCGTACGTGGGACGTATCGCCATAGGGCGTATCTCTCGCGGAGCCCTGAAGATGGGGCAGCAGGTATCTATTGTTCGTGCCGACGGTCAGATTGTGAAGTCGGTTATCAAAGAACTGTATCTGTTTGAAGGACTGGGCAAGGAAAAGATTAAGAAAGAAGTGGGCGCCGGAGAGATTTGTGCCGTGCTGCTTCCCGACGAATTCAACATAGGCGATACCATCGCCGACATAGAAGCGCCCGACGGTATGGCACCCATCAGCATGGATGAGCCTACCATGAGTATGCTTTTCACCATCAACAATTCCCCGTTTTTCGGGAAAGAAGGACTGTACGTTACTTCACGCCACATCCGCGACCGCTTATATAAGGAAACCGAAAAGAATCTGGCATTGCGCGTTGACGAGACCGACTCGCCCGACCGTTTGCTGGTGTTCGGACGCGGTATTCTGCATCTCTCCATTCTTGTCGAGACCATGCGCCGCGAAGGTTATGAATTTCAGCTCGGACAGCCTACCGTTATCACCAAGATGATTAACGGTGTGAAGAACGAGCCTATAGAGTCACTGACCATCCACGTTCCCGAAGCGTTTTCGGGTAAGGTAATAGAAGTGGTGAGTCGCCGCAAGGGCGAAGTGGAATCTATTGAAACCCGCAACGACCGTATTGAACTCGTGTTTAATATTCCTGCCCGCGGACTCATCGGACTTACCAATGCCGTATTGAACGTATCGGAAGGAGAGGCCGTGATAGCCCACCGTTTTAAAGGCTTCGAACCCTGGAAAGGCGAGATGACAAATGCACGCAACGGCGCGCTGATAGTTATGGAAACAGGCGTTTCCGTGGCCTATGCGTTATGGAAGCTGCAGGATAGAGGCAAGTTCTTTATCGGCTCCAACGAACCTATTTACGAAGGTCAGGTGATAGGAGAGAACACCCGTCAGGATAATATTGCCATTAATGTTATCAAGACCAAGAAACTCTCGAACGTACGTGCTTCGGGTTCCGACGAAAAGATAAACCTGGTACCGCCCATACGTTTCTCGCTGGAAGAAGCCATGGAATACATCCGCGACGACGAATACGTTGAAGTAACTCCCAAATCTATCCGCATCCGCAAGATTATCCTCAGTGAACTCGAACGGAAACGGAAGAATAAAGCTGACTAA
- a CDS encoding NAD(P)H-binding protein → MNITIIGASAGIGLETVKRGLNRNHSITTLSRTEIKIEENRSLKVILGDATNKVDLLNSIQNADALIITLGTGKNMKATTIFSDFAKLIVEIHRENKIDIPFIFVTGFGAGESKNYVPWLVKMFLKYFLKDVYADKTKMEEIITNSDLNWTVVRPGRLLEKGLTEKYRIENKLFKGINIGGINRADVADFLIKQAEKQTELKKYIAISEK, encoded by the coding sequence ATGAATATAACAATCATAGGAGCCTCGGCCGGAATAGGATTAGAAACAGTAAAAAGAGGATTAAACAGGAATCATTCGATAACGACTCTTTCCCGAACTGAAATTAAAATAGAGGAAAATAGATCGTTAAAAGTGATACTTGGTGATGCAACAAATAAAGTGGACCTATTAAATTCTATCCAAAACGCAGATGCTCTGATTATAACTTTGGGAACTGGCAAGAATATGAAAGCTACTACCATTTTTTCAGATTTCGCAAAATTAATTGTGGAAATACACAGGGAGAACAAAATAGATATCCCATTTATTTTTGTTACAGGATTTGGAGCCGGAGAAAGTAAAAATTATGTTCCCTGGCTTGTAAAAATGTTTTTAAAATACTTTTTAAAAGACGTTTATGCTGACAAAACTAAAATGGAAGAAATTATCACTAATTCAGATCTGAATTGGACAGTTGTGAGACCAGGAAGGCTATTAGAAAAGGGATTGACAGAGAAATACCGTATTGAAAACAAATTATTCAAAGGAATTAATATAGGTGGAATTAATAGAGCTGACGTAGCAGACTTTTTAATAAAACAGGCAGAAAAACAAACTGAATTAAAAAAGTACATTGCGATATCTGAAAAATAG
- a CDS encoding SDR family oxidoreductase yields MENKNGKVALITGANKGIGKEIARQLGLRGYTIILAARDQNAGTKAAEELIAAGCDAYTVPLEVTSASDISNLVKYIEKKFGKLDVLVNNAGIAIEWDGEPTNAEKVRRTLEINLIAPYAITEALVPLLSLSDDARIINHSSQLGSINAAENMWQYISGFMTVGYSTSKAGLNMLTQIQSKTLADKGIAVAAAHPGWVKTDLGSDAAPMEVEEGASTAVSLVTIARDQFPHGQLVHKGERIPW; encoded by the coding sequence ATGGAAAACAAAAATGGAAAAGTAGCCCTGATTACAGGAGCAAACAAAGGAATTGGTAAAGAAATAGCACGTCAGTTAGGCTTACGCGGATATACAATTATTCTCGCAGCCCGTGACCAGAATGCAGGTACAAAGGCGGCTGAAGAGCTTATTGCAGCCGGTTGCGATGCTTATACAGTGCCTCTCGAAGTTACCAGTGCGTCCGATATTTCTAATCTTGTGAAATATATCGAAAAGAAATTCGGTAAACTGGACGTTCTGGTAAATAACGCAGGAATAGCTATAGAATGGGACGGTGAACCAACCAACGCGGAAAAAGTCCGCCGTACACTCGAAATCAACCTTATCGCGCCTTATGCTATTACCGAAGCATTAGTACCTCTTCTCTCATTGAGTGACGATGCAAGAATAATTAATCATTCGTCGCAGTTGGGTTCTATTAACGCGGCAGAGAATATGTGGCAGTATATTTCGGGATTTATGACTGTGGGATATTCTACTTCTAAAGCCGGGCTTAACATGCTTACACAGATTCAATCAAAAACATTGGCTGATAAAGGTATTGCAGTAGCCGCAGCTCATCCCGGTTGGGTAAAGACCGACCTGGGTTCAGATGCTGCCCCTATGGAAGTTGAAGAAGGAGCAAGTACAGCAGTTAGTCTTGTTACCATTGCAAGAGACCAGTTTCCTCATGGACAGCTGGTACACAAGGGCGAGCGCATACCCTGGTAG
- a CDS encoding DoxX family protein, with product MKKDKILFWTATSIIALFEGVMPALTSQTELAKEGIRHLGYPDYFGTALVIFKVLGVLALLIPQIPKRIKEWAYAGFAFDFIFASISHGAVDGINGQTFFPLLVFGILAVSYIYYHKLNDNKK from the coding sequence ATGAAGAAAGACAAAATACTATTCTGGACAGCAACATCAATCATTGCGTTATTCGAAGGAGTAATGCCGGCATTAACTTCACAGACAGAACTTGCCAAAGAAGGAATCAGACATTTGGGTTATCCTGATTACTTTGGAACCGCATTGGTTATTTTTAAGGTGCTGGGCGTTTTGGCATTACTTATTCCTCAGATTCCGAAACGAATAAAAGAATGGGCATATGCCGGTTTTGCTTTTGACTTTATTTTTGCCTCCATAAGTCACGGGGCCGTTGACGGAATAAATGGACAAACATTTTTCCCATTGCTTGTATTCGGAATTCTGGCCGTTTCATATATTTACTATCACAAATTAAACGATAACAAAAAATAA
- a CDS encoding fibrobacter succinogenes major paralogous domain-containing protein: MNVKSALLACIIIISGLLSKAQSTDTLTDARDGKKYKTITIGTQTWMAENLNYDMSGSWCIDCEIYGRVYTYKAATTGCPNGWHLPSEAEWNVLTDAAGGRSVVGGNLKEAGTGHWKAPNTGATNASGFTALPHGYRSMNGILNFKTKMGSWWSSATDPKYPMNAMSLRLDFNRSDVTYVPSDKNVGLSVRCLKD; this comes from the coding sequence ATGAACGTAAAATCTGCGCTGTTAGCCTGTATAATTATTATTTCCGGGCTGCTTTCCAAAGCCCAAAGTACGGATACCCTAACCGATGCACGGGATGGTAAAAAATACAAGACAATAACCATTGGCACCCAGACGTGGATGGCCGAAAACCTGAATTACGATATGTCCGGCAGCTGGTGTATTGATTGTGAAATCTACGGTCGTGTATATACTTACAAGGCGGCAACAACCGGCTGCCCCAACGGCTGGCACTTACCTTCCGAAGCAGAATGGAATGTGTTAACCGACGCCGCCGGAGGACGAAGTGTAGTAGGAGGCAATTTAAAAGAAGCCGGGACCGGACACTGGAAAGCGCCCAACACAGGCGCTACCAACGCAAGCGGATTTACGGCCTTGCCTCATGGTTACCGCAGCATGAACGGAATCCTGAACTTCAAAACAAAAATGGGCTCCTGGTGGAGCTCTGCCACGGATCCGAAATACCCGATGAATGCCATGAGTCTGCGTCTCGATTTTAACAGAAGTGATGTGACATATGTGCCTTCTGATAAGAACGTTGGATTATCAGTAAGATGCCTTAAGGATTAA
- a CDS encoding zinc ribbon domain-containing protein, which yields MKTCPNCKTSMDDNFDVCWNCGYSLPEERVIEEKEYAESCPNCGITLDSNYQFCPNCQYLLKMNNSLFDPDDGKLKADCLRCHTPLIFNGNYKFHEGGPLQNFFEIVTNRQSYDTYFCPKCGKIEFYLPVKEGD from the coding sequence ATGAAAACCTGCCCGAATTGTAAAACATCCATGGACGATAATTTTGATGTGTGCTGGAACTGTGGTTACAGCTTGCCCGAGGAGCGCGTGATAGAGGAGAAGGAATATGCAGAGAGCTGTCCCAATTGTGGCATAACACTGGATTCAAATTATCAGTTCTGTCCCAACTGCCAGTACCTGCTGAAGATGAATAACTCTCTGTTTGATCCAGACGACGGTAAGCTTAAGGCCGACTGCCTCAGATGCCACACGCCGCTTATCTTTAACGGAAATTATAAGTTTCATGAAGGCGGGCCGCTACAAAACTTCTTTGAGATAGTAACGAACCGCCAATCATACGATACGTATTTCTGTCCCAAATGCGGTAAAATAGAATTCTATCTGCCGGTGAAGGAAGGCGATTGA
- a CDS encoding glycosyltransferase family 4 protein, whose amino-acid sequence MKSGKRIIIITPGFPANEQDTSCIPGLQVYVKALSRYHTEYEPVVITLQYPFTKEPYRWQDVPVFPCGGRNRGGINRVLTWLHADKLFDELAQEKMPSLVHSFWLNEACLAGIAKSAEYEIPHVSSILGQDVLPANRYLRGLNLSRTMVVAPSYFSLETLTSHTSLAHSTVIPLGVDPDELPVRTNAERDIDLLGVGSLIRLKHYEILVDVLSELKRNNPGIKAVIAGDGPEKPRLIELTEQYGLQDNITFAGKLQRPEVLELMGRSRVLMHPSEIEGFGMVCAEALNMGMRVVSRRVGSVLEHPNWRYANTMNEFFAQTTASLNEPQPATQEVFFDIRQCVNAYAELFERLI is encoded by the coding sequence ATGAAATCAGGTAAACGAATTATAATTATTACGCCCGGCTTTCCTGCCAATGAACAAGATACCAGCTGTATTCCGGGATTGCAGGTTTATGTTAAAGCGCTGTCGCGCTATCATACGGAATATGAACCTGTGGTTATAACCTTGCAATATCCGTTTACGAAAGAGCCGTACCGCTGGCAAGATGTTCCGGTGTTTCCGTGTGGCGGTCGCAATCGTGGCGGCATAAACCGTGTGCTCACCTGGCTGCATGCAGACAAGCTTTTTGATGAACTTGCTCAGGAGAAAATGCCTTCGTTGGTACATTCGTTCTGGCTGAACGAAGCATGTCTGGCCGGTATTGCTAAATCAGCCGAATACGAAATTCCGCATGTGAGCAGCATTCTGGGGCAGGATGTGCTTCCGGCGAACCGCTATTTGCGCGGTCTTAATTTAAGCCGAACAATGGTTGTGGCGCCTTCATATTTCAGTCTTGAAACACTGACAAGTCATACTTCGCTTGCGCACAGCACTGTTATTCCCCTGGGTGTCGACCCCGATGAATTGCCTGTCAGAACGAACGCCGAAAGGGACATCGACCTGCTGGGGGTGGGCTCTCTCATCCGTCTAAAGCATTATGAGATATTAGTTGACGTTCTGTCTGAGCTGAAAAGAAATAATCCGGGAATAAAAGCGGTTATTGCCGGCGATGGTCCTGAAAAGCCTCGCTTAATTGAGCTTACAGAGCAATATGGCTTACAGGATAATATTACGTTTGCCGGAAAACTGCAACGTCCTGAAGTGCTGGAATTGATGGGTAGAAGTCGTGTGTTGATGCATCCATCAGAAATAGAGGGTTTCGGGATGGTGTGTGCCGAGGCGCTGAACATGGGTATGCGTGTGGTATCGCGCCGTGTCGGATCAGTGCTGGAGCATCCGAACTGGCGCTATGCAAACACCATGAATGAATTCTTTGCTCAAACCACTGCATCACTAAACGAACCGCAGCCTGCAACACAGGAAGTGTTTTTTGATATCCGTCAATGCGTTAACGCGTATGCTGAGCTGTTTGAAAGGCTTATCTAA
- a CDS encoding radical SAM protein, with protein sequence MKETDIILTHGYFLHEDAQEQRIMMPYPPLGLLYISAHLEQQGLQNTVLDSTFATFDEWKAQITAAFPRMLCFYSTLMTRKRVLQMASFLRTNEQFRNTIIIVGGPDVRHYTKEYLSHGFDYLVTGEGEQTVFELAKALLDNHNQPASGIAGTAHLTDGRVVTNPDRPLISHLDSLPFPARHKIDLNRYLDAWKSKHGYSSVNVSTMRGCPFSCNWCSKSVYGNTVRRRSAASVISEIESLKQQYSFDRIWFVDDVFTIDKAWMQEFAALCAEKQLQLQYEIITRADRLDEEIMQWLKQSGCIRIWIGAESGSAAVLEFMNRRTTPESVTAMMKLAGKYGIGTGTFIMLGYPGETKRDIAQTIKYLKESAPDLFTLTIAYPIKGTKFFNDVADKMFPQPEWATHSDRDIDFKRTYSMKYYRYAVRKVHNAVMAQRSAPGISKLKFFVKSFIASIQMLFQ encoded by the coding sequence ATGAAAGAAACAGACATCATACTTACGCACGGATATTTTTTGCATGAAGATGCACAGGAACAGCGTATCATGATGCCCTACCCACCTCTGGGATTGTTATACATTTCCGCGCACCTTGAACAGCAAGGCTTACAAAACACTGTACTGGACAGCACTTTCGCCACTTTCGACGAATGGAAAGCACAAATAACGGCAGCATTTCCCCGAATGCTGTGTTTTTATTCGACATTGATGACACGGAAAAGAGTGTTGCAAATGGCATCGTTTCTGCGTACAAATGAACAATTTAGAAATACAATTATCATCGTCGGCGGGCCGGATGTCAGGCATTATACAAAGGAATACCTCAGTCATGGATTCGATTATCTTGTCACGGGCGAAGGCGAGCAAACGGTTTTTGAACTTGCAAAAGCCTTGTTGGATAATCATAATCAGCCGGCCTCCGGTATTGCCGGAACAGCGCATTTAACTGATGGTCGCGTAGTCACAAACCCCGACCGGCCTCTAATCTCCCACCTCGACAGTCTGCCGTTTCCTGCCCGGCATAAAATTGATTTGAACCGCTATCTGGATGCATGGAAATCGAAACACGGATACAGCTCCGTAAATGTCAGCACCATGCGCGGCTGCCCGTTTTCCTGCAACTGGTGCAGCAAATCTGTTTATGGAAATACAGTGCGTCGCAGAAGTGCTGCTTCGGTAATCAGCGAAATTGAATCGCTGAAACAGCAATATTCATTCGACAGAATCTGGTTTGTGGACGACGTATTTACCATAGATAAAGCATGGATGCAGGAATTCGCGGCGCTTTGCGCGGAAAAACAATTGCAGCTGCAATACGAAATTATCACGCGTGCCGACAGGCTTGATGAAGAAATCATGCAATGGCTGAAGCAGAGCGGTTGTATCCGCATTTGGATCGGTGCCGAAAGCGGTTCTGCAGCAGTGCTTGAGTTCATGAACCGCAGGACAACACCCGAAAGTGTTACTGCTATGATGAAACTTGCCGGGAAATACGGCATCGGTACCGGAACCTTTATCATGCTGGGCTATCCGGGCGAAACGAAACGCGACATTGCACAAACCATAAAATACCTGAAAGAGAGCGCTCCCGATCTCTTTACGCTTACCATCGCCTACCCTATCAAAGGAACGAAATTCTTTAATGACGTTGCCGACAAAATGTTCCCTCAACCCGAATGGGCAACACATTCCGACCGCGACATTGATTTCAAACGGACGTACTCAATGAAATACTACCGTTACGCAGTGCGGAAAGTTCATAATGCGGTAATGGCGCAGCGTTCAGCACCGGGTATTTCGAAATTGAAATTCTTTGTAAAATCTTTCATCGCGTCCATTCAGATGCTGTTTCAATAA
- a CDS encoding class I SAM-dependent methyltransferase — MPKEQNSRSTFDSMAADYDSSFTCTAVGRLQRAQVWKQVEKILHNPDSLEILELNCGTGEDAMHFTSLGHKVIATDISENMIAVASAKVTKEHLSQAPVFMTCSFNDALTLFPDKKFDIIFSNFGGLNCISATDIEKLNRDLHTLLKPGGRCVMVVMGTQCCWERLYFILKGNRKQAFRRQKHTGVMVPTGSGITETWYHSPKVMKRLFNDNFTLLFMRPIGLFVPPSYLNPYFQKHSFQLGLLRTLDKLFGGIALFSNFADHYFIAFQKQETIHNESAEQ; from the coding sequence ATGCCCAAAGAACAAAATAGCCGGAGCACTTTTGACAGCATGGCTGCGGATTATGACAGCAGTTTCACCTGCACTGCCGTCGGAAGACTTCAGCGTGCACAGGTTTGGAAGCAGGTTGAAAAAATATTGCATAATCCTGATTCCCTTGAAATTCTTGAACTGAATTGTGGTACCGGCGAAGATGCAATGCATTTCACATCACTTGGTCATAAAGTAATAGCAACCGATATTTCAGAGAACATGATTGCTGTCGCTTCAGCCAAAGTAACGAAGGAACATCTTTCGCAAGCCCCGGTATTCATGACTTGCTCATTTAATGATGCGCTTACATTGTTCCCCGACAAAAAGTTTGATATTATATTTTCAAACTTCGGAGGATTGAACTGTATTTCCGCTACCGATATTGAAAAATTAAATCGTGATCTCCATACTCTTCTCAAACCCGGCGGTCGATGTGTAATGGTAGTTATGGGAACACAATGCTGCTGGGAACGTTTGTATTTTATTCTTAAAGGAAACCGGAAGCAGGCTTTCAGAAGGCAGAAGCATACCGGTGTGATGGTCCCAACCGGCAGCGGAATAACTGAAACATGGTATCATTCGCCAAAGGTGATGAAACGGCTTTTCAACGATAATTTCACTCTTCTGTTTATGCGGCCCATCGGACTCTTTGTGCCGCCATCATACCTGAATCCGTATTTTCAAAAACACAGTTTCCAGCTTGGGCTGCTCCGTACATTGGATAAATTGTTTGGCGGTATTGCCTTGTTTTCTAACTTCGCCGATCATTATTTCATAGCATTTCAAAAACAGGAAACGATTCATAATGAGAGTGCAGAACAGTAA
- a CDS encoding radical SAM protein: MAKVLFTHSYFLKFDPKQWGLQQPYAPLGTLYAASLLRKNGFDVAVHDVMFCDSPDELKPALEREKPRYLVIYDDGFNYLTKMCLTNMREAAFKMARLASDAGCIVIVCSSDSTDHYEKYIAHKAHYIISGEGEITLLELMNALERGAANVKDISGLIFEEQNEVIHTTKRDVISELDQLPFPAYELVNMNAYRSMWMHRYGSFTINMATTRGCPYRCNWCAKPIYGYRYHSRSPQNVTEELKQLYARYSFNKVWFCDDIFGLTPGWIQKFAVEVFSAGLRFRYTIQSRADLLKDEETVAALARSGCETVWLGAESGSQKILDAMDKNLQLGDIYTACRLLKKYGIRPAFFLQFGYPGETLHDISLTIKMLNELLPEDIGISISYPLPGTVFHEKVKNDLKEKANWTDSDELKLMFRNTYSADFYRALHRYVHKNFRKKQGFAALKKLLRFPFAPDYITLKRCASIAYYIPASIIAKMNMNAQRTK; the protein is encoded by the coding sequence ATGGCAAAAGTGTTGTTCACACATTCGTATTTCCTGAAATTCGACCCGAAGCAATGGGGATTACAACAGCCTTATGCACCTCTTGGAACGCTTTATGCCGCTTCATTGCTGCGCAAGAATGGTTTTGATGTCGCAGTACATGATGTGATGTTTTGCGATTCTCCGGATGAACTGAAACCGGCATTAGAACGTGAAAAACCGCGCTATCTGGTAATCTACGACGACGGTTTCAACTACCTGACAAAAATGTGCCTCACCAATATGCGCGAAGCTGCCTTCAAAATGGCACGTTTGGCAAGCGATGCCGGATGCATTGTTATTGTCTGCAGCTCCGATTCAACCGATCATTACGAAAAATATATCGCGCACAAGGCTCATTATATTATCAGCGGCGAAGGCGAGATTACGCTGCTCGAACTCATGAATGCGCTGGAACGAGGCGCTGCGAATGTAAAGGATATTTCCGGTTTGATATTCGAAGAGCAAAATGAAGTGATTCATACCACAAAAAGAGACGTAATTTCCGAGCTCGATCAACTGCCGTTTCCTGCATACGAACTGGTTAACATGAATGCATATCGCAGCATGTGGATGCATCGTTACGGTAGTTTTACCATTAACATGGCAACGACCCGGGGCTGTCCATACCGCTGCAACTGGTGTGCAAAGCCGATTTACGGATACCGCTATCATTCACGCTCACCCCAAAATGTAACAGAAGAACTGAAACAATTATACGCTCGTTACAGCTTTAATAAGGTCTGGTTTTGTGATGATATTTTCGGTCTGACACCCGGATGGATTCAAAAGTTCGCTGTAGAAGTATTTTCTGCGGGGCTGCGCTTCCGATATACCATTCAGTCGCGTGCCGACTTACTTAAAGATGAGGAAACAGTTGCGGCTCTGGCAAGATCGGGATGCGAAACAGTATGGCTGGGCGCCGAAAGCGGCTCGCAGAAAATACTCGATGCCATGGACAAAAATCTTCAGCTCGGAGATATTTATACGGCTTGCCGCCTCCTTAAAAAATACGGCATACGCCCCGCATTCTTTCTGCAATTCGGCTATCCCGGAGAAACTTTGCACGATATCAGTCTCACGATAAAGATGCTGAATGAGCTTTTGCCCGAAGATATCGGCATTTCCATTTCCTATCCGCTGCCGGGAACCGTTTTTCATGAAAAAGTTAAGAACGACCTGAAAGAAAAAGCCAACTGGACCGACTCCGATGAGCTCAAACTCATGTTTCGTAATACCTACTCCGCAGATTTTTATAGGGCGCTGCATCGCTACGTGCATAAGAACTTCAGAAAAAAACAGGGTTTCGCCGCGTTGAAGAAATTGTTACGATTTCCTTTTGCTCCGGATTACATCACACTCAAACGCTGCGCTTCCATTGCCTATTATATTCCGGCATCCATCATCGCTAAAATGAACATGAATGCCCAAAGAACAAAATAG
- a CDS encoding nucleotidyltransferase domain-containing protein codes for MESANANIFGHASNEPMEVALLKTLAYFDVFRYPLREDELHINCPSPLVTREEMQHSLDRLTKSGSVNCVDGYYFLGNENEKVSRRIRGNIKAEKYLRKARFYSNLISKFPFVEAVFISGSLSKGFIDTDGDIDYFIITRPGKLWLARTILIAFKKTVLFNSRKYFCVNYFVDSDNLSIPEHNIFTATELAYALPMYNSSLCKSFFAANEWCRHYYPNKPLPATEYIQKQRRSLLKRLAEPLFGKRFGQKAEVWCYRITQKHWEKKYKNKDTDFFEINIRSAHYISKYHPQGFQMKVLEKYNEKLRELGIAN; via the coding sequence ATGGAAAGCGCTAATGCCAATATATTTGGGCATGCAAGCAATGAGCCCATGGAAGTTGCACTGCTTAAAACACTCGCATATTTCGATGTGTTCCGCTATCCGCTGCGCGAAGATGAGCTCCACATCAATTGCCCTTCACCGTTGGTTACACGCGAAGAAATGCAGCATTCGCTTGACAGGCTCACCAAAAGCGGTTCGGTAAATTGTGTTGACGGGTATTATTTTTTAGGAAATGAGAATGAAAAAGTAAGCCGTCGCATTCGGGGCAATATCAAAGCCGAAAAATATCTCCGTAAAGCACGGTTTTATTCTAATCTTATCTCCAAATTTCCTTTTGTGGAAGCGGTTTTCATCTCCGGTTCGCTGTCAAAAGGATTTATAGATACCGACGGTGACATTGATTATTTTATTATTACCCGCCCCGGGAAACTTTGGCTGGCGCGCACTATACTTATTGCTTTTAAGAAAACGGTTCTGTTCAATTCGAGGAAATACTTCTGTGTGAATTATTTTGTGGATTCAGATAATCTGAGTATTCCGGAACACAACATTTTTACCGCTACAGAACTTGCCTACGCACTGCCAATGTATAACAGCAGCCTGTGCAAATCGTTTTTTGCTGCAAATGAATGGTGCCGTCATTATTATCCGAACAAACCGCTTCCTGCAACGGAATATATACAAAAACAACGCAGGAGTCTTCTGAAGCGCCTTGCTGAGCCCTTGTTCGGAAAAAGGTTTGGCCAAAAGGCGGAAGTGTGGTGCTATCGTATCACACAGAAACACTGGGAAAAGAAATACAAAAATAAGGACACAGATTTCTTTGAAATAAATATTCGTTCAGCACACTACATTTCAAAATATCACCCACAGGGATTTCAAATGAAAGTCCTGGAAAAATACAATGAAAAGCTTAGGGAACTGGGCATTGCAAATTAG